From the genome of Longimicrobium sp., one region includes:
- a CDS encoding HD domain-containing protein, whose product MADLEEAIRIAVEAHRGQKDRAGAPYILHPLRMMFRMQTDAERMAAVLHDVVEDTGWTLDDLRERGFADEVVEAVDHLTRREGESYDEFVERAARHPVARRVKIADLEDNMDVRRTGEVTQKDTERLTRYHRAWRRLTSDAAG is encoded by the coding sequence ATGGCCGACCTCGAGGAAGCCATCCGCATCGCCGTCGAGGCGCACCGGGGGCAGAAGGACCGCGCCGGGGCGCCGTACATCCTGCACCCGTTGAGGATGATGTTCCGCATGCAGACCGACGCCGAGCGCATGGCCGCCGTGCTGCACGACGTGGTGGAGGACACCGGCTGGACGCTGGACGACCTGCGGGAGCGCGGCTTCGCGGACGAGGTGGTGGAGGCGGTGGACCACCTGACGCGCCGCGAGGGGGAGAGCTACGACGAATTCGTGGAGCGCGCCGCCCGCCACCCGGTGGCCCGCCGGGTGAAGATCGCCGACCTGGAAGACAACATGGACGTGCGCCGCACCGGCGAGGTGACGCAGAAGGACACCGAGCGCCTCACCCGCTACCACCGCGCCTGGCGCCGCCTCACCTCCGACGCGGCCGGGTGA
- a CDS encoding sigma-54 dependent transcriptional regulator — protein sequence MAEKILVADDERHIVEGLQMLLADDGYEVDTATDGKKAWEMVKEGVYGVVLADLRMPEIDGLELFKKMRDSGVPSELIIITGSASVDTAVQAMRQGAYDYLEKPLKMERLKALLPKALEAYRVKQANKQLEEKLKNLTRFGDLIGQSEEMREIYSMIEAAAPSSASIFIVGESGTGKELVARAIHEKSGRARGPFVAINCAAFPREILENELFGHEKGAFTGAINEKAGCFELADGGTLFLDEVAEMEPDIQVKLLRALEQRSFRRLGGKKEIHVDIRVVSATNKVIQKALEDGHLREDLYHRLAVIPLQLPPLRERRGDLRILAEHFLRRFAEENQKTLKGFSPEAQEFINTYRWPGNVRELKNAIERAVILARGDQVTLADLRAHELIQSDDREVRFPVGNTTIEQAERTLVLKTFSFVDGDHQRAARVLGIEPDDLRERLNRAVAGEAVTA from the coding sequence AAGGAGGGCGTCTACGGCGTGGTCCTGGCCGACCTGCGCATGCCCGAGATCGACGGCCTGGAGCTGTTCAAGAAGATGCGCGACTCGGGGGTCCCCTCGGAGCTCATCATCATCACCGGCTCGGCCTCGGTCGACACCGCCGTGCAGGCGATGCGGCAGGGGGCGTACGACTACCTGGAGAAGCCGCTCAAGATGGAGCGGCTCAAGGCGCTCTTGCCGAAGGCGCTGGAGGCGTACCGGGTCAAGCAGGCCAACAAGCAGCTCGAGGAGAAGCTCAAGAACCTCACGCGCTTCGGCGACCTGATCGGCCAGTCGGAGGAGATGCGCGAGATCTACTCCATGATCGAGGCGGCGGCCCCCAGCAGCGCCAGCATCTTCATCGTGGGCGAGAGCGGCACCGGGAAGGAGCTGGTGGCGCGGGCGATCCACGAGAAGAGCGGGCGCGCCAGGGGGCCGTTCGTGGCCATCAACTGCGCCGCCTTCCCCCGCGAGATCCTGGAGAACGAGCTGTTCGGCCACGAGAAGGGCGCCTTCACCGGGGCCATCAACGAGAAGGCGGGGTGCTTCGAGCTGGCCGACGGCGGCACGCTCTTCCTGGACGAGGTGGCCGAGATGGAGCCCGACATCCAGGTGAAGCTGCTCAGGGCGCTGGAGCAGCGCTCGTTCCGGCGCCTGGGCGGGAAGAAGGAGATCCACGTGGACATCCGGGTGGTCTCCGCCACCAACAAGGTGATCCAGAAGGCGCTGGAGGACGGCCACCTGCGCGAGGACCTCTACCACCGCCTGGCGGTGATCCCGCTGCAGCTGCCGCCCTTGCGCGAGCGGCGCGGCGACCTGCGCATCCTGGCCGAGCACTTCCTCCGGCGCTTCGCCGAGGAGAACCAGAAGACGCTGAAGGGCTTCTCTCCCGAGGCGCAGGAGTTCATCAACACCTACCGCTGGCCGGGCAACGTCCGCGAGCTGAAGAACGCCATCGAGCGGGCGGTGATCCTGGCCCGCGGCGACCAGGTGACGCTGGCGGATCTGCGCGCCCACGAGCTGATCCAGAGCGACGACCGCGAGGTGCGCTTCCCGGTGGGCAACACCACCATCGAGCAGGCGGAGCGGACGCTGGTGCTGAAGACCTTCTCCTTCGTGGACGGCGACCACCAGCGCGCCGCCAGGGTGCTGGGGATCGAGCCCGACGACCTGCGCGAGCGCCTGAACCGCGCCGTCGCCGGCGAGGCCGTGACCGCGTAG